A genomic window from Nocardioides sp. BP30 includes:
- a CDS encoding acyl-CoA dehydrogenase family protein, producing the protein MNDFTEPEERVELRKAVAKLASKYGQEYFLAKARAGEKTTDLWLELAKNGYLGVNLPEEYGGGGGGLGDIAAVLEEVGTAGCPLLLMVVSPAICGTVLMKYGTEEQKQRWLPGIADGTGTMAFAITEPDAGTNSHNITTTARRDGDGWVLNGRKIYISGLDESQNVLVVARTEDSRTGKLKPCLFVVPTDAPGFTFTPIPMEFVSPELQFQVFIDDVRLPADALVGNEDGGLVQLFAGLNPERVMAASFATGLARFALGKAAAYAQERTVFNGPIGTHQAIAHPLAQAHIQVELARLMTQKAAALVDAGEDLAAGEAANMAKYAAGEASCFAVDTAVHTFGGNGLTQEYGMGALVAASRVMRIAPVSKEMILNFVAMHSLGLPKSY; encoded by the coding sequence ATGAACGACTTCACCGAACCGGAGGAGCGCGTCGAGCTCCGCAAGGCCGTCGCGAAGCTGGCGAGCAAGTACGGCCAGGAGTACTTCCTGGCCAAGGCCCGCGCCGGCGAGAAGACGACCGACCTGTGGCTGGAGCTGGCGAAGAACGGCTACCTCGGCGTCAACCTCCCCGAGGAGTACGGCGGCGGCGGTGGCGGCCTCGGCGACATCGCGGCCGTGCTGGAGGAGGTGGGCACGGCCGGTTGCCCGCTGTTGCTGATGGTGGTCAGCCCGGCGATCTGCGGCACCGTGCTCATGAAGTACGGGACCGAGGAGCAGAAGCAGCGTTGGCTGCCCGGCATCGCCGACGGCACCGGGACGATGGCGTTCGCCATCACCGAGCCCGACGCCGGCACCAACTCGCACAACATCACCACCACCGCCCGCCGCGACGGCGACGGCTGGGTGCTCAACGGCCGCAAGATCTACATCTCCGGCCTCGACGAGTCCCAGAACGTGCTGGTCGTCGCCCGGACCGAGGACTCCAGGACGGGGAAGCTGAAGCCGTGCCTGTTCGTCGTGCCGACGGACGCGCCCGGCTTCACCTTCACCCCGATCCCGATGGAGTTCGTCTCCCCGGAGTTGCAGTTCCAGGTGTTCATCGACGACGTCCGGCTGCCGGCCGACGCCCTGGTCGGGAACGAGGACGGCGGGCTGGTGCAGCTCTTCGCCGGGCTGAACCCCGAGCGGGTGATGGCGGCCTCCTTCGCGACCGGCCTGGCCCGCTTCGCGCTGGGCAAGGCGGCCGCCTACGCCCAGGAGCGCACCGTGTTCAACGGCCCGATCGGCACGCACCAGGCCATCGCCCACCCGCTGGCGCAGGCGCACATCCAGGTCGAGCTGGCTCGGCTGATGACCCAGAAGGCCGCGGCGCTGGTCGACGCCGGCGAGGACCTGGCCGCCGGCGAGGCCGCCAACATGGCCAAGTACGCCGCGGGCGAGGCCTCCTGCTTCGCCGTCGACACAGCGGTGCACACCTTCGGCGGCAACGGCCTGACCCAGGAGTACGGGATGGGTGCGCTGGTGGCGGCATCGCGGGTGATGCGGATCGCACCGGTGAGCAAGGAGATGATCCTCAACTTCGTCGCGATGCACTCGCTCGGGTTGCCGAAGTCGTACTGA
- a CDS encoding YihY/virulence factor BrkB family protein, whose protein sequence is MAGVVQTLDRAQRRFTPVSFPLGVIYKFFDDQGNYLAAIVTYYAFIAIFPLLLLGSSILGFLLQGNPHLQEEVLNSALRQFPIIGDELGRQELHGSTGAIVVGGLTATYGAMGLGQAIQNTVNTAWSVPRNSRPNPILLRLRSLVLLATAGGAVLGVSVLATVGSQTNVIRSHDTVWLRWAIQLGSFLIIGAMLTLLFRLATTRDHALRNAAPGAFTLALMWQSLQWIGAYYVQHVIQATSGGVNKTFALVLGLIGLLYIASVMGVLGIEVNVVIARRLWPRALLTPFTDQVDLTEADRRAYAGYALMQRHKGFETVAVTFDGRDGHTHEIVMDPSWLAKTRRIRIRRDDFVDDPRSTDQDEDPEA, encoded by the coding sequence GTGGCGGGCGTGGTGCAGACACTGGACCGCGCGCAGCGGCGGTTCACTCCGGTGTCGTTCCCGCTCGGCGTGATCTACAAGTTCTTCGACGACCAGGGCAACTACCTGGCCGCGATCGTGACGTACTACGCCTTCATCGCGATCTTCCCGCTGCTGCTGCTCGGCTCCTCGATCCTCGGCTTCCTGTTGCAGGGCAACCCGCACCTGCAGGAGGAGGTGCTGAACTCGGCGTTGCGGCAGTTCCCCATCATCGGCGACGAGCTGGGCCGCCAGGAGCTGCACGGCTCGACGGGAGCGATCGTCGTCGGCGGGCTGACGGCGACGTACGGCGCCATGGGGCTGGGCCAGGCCATCCAGAACACCGTCAACACCGCCTGGTCGGTGCCGCGCAACAGCCGGCCCAACCCGATCCTGCTGCGGCTGCGCTCGCTGGTGCTGCTGGCCACCGCGGGCGGTGCGGTGCTCGGCGTCTCGGTCCTCGCCACCGTCGGCTCGCAGACCAACGTGATCCGCTCGCACGACACCGTCTGGCTGCGCTGGGCGATCCAGCTCGGGTCGTTCCTGATCATCGGGGCGATGCTCACCCTGCTGTTCCGGCTCGCCACCACCCGTGACCACGCGCTGCGCAACGCGGCGCCCGGCGCGTTCACCCTGGCACTGATGTGGCAGTCGCTGCAGTGGATCGGTGCCTACTACGTCCAGCACGTGATCCAGGCGACCAGCGGAGGCGTCAACAAGACCTTCGCCCTGGTCCTGGGCCTGATCGGGCTGCTCTACATCGCCTCGGTGATGGGTGTGTTGGGGATCGAGGTCAACGTCGTGATCGCCCGCCGGCTCTGGCCGCGGGCGCTCCTGACCCCGTTCACCGACCAGGTCGACCTGACCGAGGCCGACCGGCGCGCGTACGCCGGCTACGCGCTGATGCAGCGCCACAAGGGCTTCGAGACCGTCGCTGTGACCTTCGACGGTCGCGACGGCCACACCCACGAGATCGTGATGGATCCGTCCTGGCTGGCCAAGACCCGCCGGATCCGGATCCGACGCGACGACTTCGTGGACGACCCGCGGAGCACGGATCAGGACGAGGATCCCGAGGCCTGA
- a CDS encoding enoyl-CoA hydratase family protein — protein MTEQPTRSELVHYEVVDAIATVTLDSPHNRNALSAQLIGELIERLERAEADDAVKVVVLAATGAVFCSGADLSEASAGAPGDAAQGPRAIVRLQRLIVSHAKPVICRVQGAVRAGGIGLVAAADVAVAADTASFALTEVKLGLAPAAISLTVLQRLSSRAAAYTFLTGERFGAADAASMGLVTSAVAAEDLDTEVARIGAELVTGSAQGLRETKRLLNSDLLAGIDARAEEVTELSARLFGSDAAREAMLAFLARGK, from the coding sequence ATGACCGAGCAGCCGACGCGATCCGAGCTGGTCCACTACGAGGTGGTCGACGCGATCGCCACCGTGACCCTGGACTCCCCGCACAACCGCAACGCGCTCTCGGCCCAGTTGATCGGCGAGCTCATCGAGCGGTTGGAGCGCGCGGAGGCCGACGACGCGGTCAAGGTGGTCGTGCTGGCGGCCACCGGGGCCGTCTTCTGCTCCGGCGCCGACCTGTCCGAGGCCTCGGCCGGAGCGCCGGGGGACGCCGCCCAGGGGCCCCGCGCGATCGTGCGGCTGCAGCGGTTGATCGTCAGCCACGCCAAGCCGGTGATCTGTCGGGTGCAGGGAGCCGTCCGGGCCGGTGGGATCGGGCTGGTCGCTGCGGCGGACGTCGCCGTCGCCGCCGACACGGCGAGCTTCGCGCTCACCGAGGTGAAGCTCGGCCTGGCGCCGGCCGCCATCTCGCTGACGGTGCTACAGCGGCTGAGCTCGCGCGCCGCGGCGTACACCTTCCTGACCGGGGAGAGGTTCGGCGCCGCCGACGCGGCCAGCATGGGGTTGGTCACCAGTGCCGTCGCCGCCGAGGATCTCGACACCGAGGTCGCCCGGATCGGTGCCGAGCTGGTCACCGGCTCGGCACAGGGCCTGCGGGAGACCAAGCGGCTCCTCAACAGCGATCTGCTCGCGGGGATCGACGCCCGCGCCGAGGAGGTCACCGAGCTCTCGGCGCGGCTGTTCGGCTCCGATGCCGCCCGCGAGGCGATGCTGGCCTTCCTCGCCCGCGGGAAGTAG